The Magnolia sinica isolate HGM2019 chromosome 9, MsV1, whole genome shotgun sequence genome contains a region encoding:
- the LOC131255974 gene encoding uncharacterized protein LOC131255974, producing the protein MKVPMMNDPKCRSKAMKAAVSIPGVISATLEGNDMDQLAVVGNEVDSVKLTTLLRKKMGITELISLAVVDEKKDEEKKEEEKKPETVVWPTSWAYQYSGPQPVHYVYQDPYRDNCCIL; encoded by the exons ATGAAAGTCCCGATGATGAACGATCCCAAGTGCCGGTCCAAGGCCATGAAAGCTGCAGTCAGCATACCAG GTGTTATATCTGCTACGTTGGAGGGCAATGATATGGACCAACTTGCAGTGGTTGGCAATGAAGTCGACTCAGTCAAATTGACAACCCTGCTTAGAAAGAAGATGGGAATCACAGAGCTCATTAGCCTCGCAGTGGTTGATGAGAAGAAGGATgaggaaaagaaagaggaagagaaaaagcCGGaaactgtggtgtggcccacttcttggGCCTACCAATACAGCGGGCCACAGCCAGTGCACTATGTGTACCAAGACCCCTACCGAGATAACTGTTGCATCTTGTGA